A window of the Gorilla gorilla gorilla isolate KB3781 chromosome 8, NHGRI_mGorGor1-v2.1_pri, whole genome shotgun sequence genome harbors these coding sequences:
- the LOC129525065 gene encoding uncharacterized protein isoform X1: MINVFCSGEGGKGRVNHFLKKYSSSWECRGNGEKTLPLPVSKCRSPHPHTHLSPAPLEKEGVHELPLVHRHLPVAQGPLHTPSCRPYRSYFLKIAFGRVAPEPEQGEVGSGRAGSQGRGSSSGPAMHTSSSPRFVCRTSCPCCPSSFSWHLPQSSLWDPCSSSQRPCTHHQHPFHLQLKIREVPRISCSHQSHGAAREAEAPPTGPPPIWHHCCPCPYSQPHVTLGQRQWWGSQGSVKSLSQVRCGQDPHRAGSQGRGRTNLGGEDVCIVGLEGGCGLVDGKKQWAWKSCMIRAGTGPGCVQ, encoded by the coding sequence atgatcaacgtgttctgttctggggaagggggcaaaggcagggtgaatcactttcttaaaaagtatagctcaagttgggagtgcagagggaatggggagaaaaccctcccgctgcctgtgtcgaagtgcaggagcccccacccccatactcacctgagtccagcccctctggagaaagaaggggtgcatgaactccccctagtccacaggcacctccctgtggcccaaggccctcttcacactccatcttgtagacCCTACAGGAGCTATTTTCTGAAAATAGCTTTCGGAAGGGTTGCAccagagcctgagcagggtgaggtggggtcaggcagggctgggagtcagggcaggggcagcagcagtggaCCCGCTATGCACACATCTTCTTCTCCAAGGTTTGTGTGCAGAACCTCCTGCCCATGCTGCCCCAGCAGCTTCAGTTGGCACCTGCCCCAGTCCAGCCTCTGGGACCCATGCAGCAGCTCCCAGCGGCCCTGCACCCACCACCAGCATCCGTTTCACCTGCAGTTGAAGATCCGTGAGGTGCCCAGAATATCATGTAGTCATCAGTCCCACGGAGCAGCCCGCGAGGCTGAGGCTCCTCCCACTGGACCGCCCCCCATCTGGCAccactgctgcccctgcccctactCTCAGCCTCACGTGACTCTCgggcagaggcagtggtggggcagccagggcagcgtcaagagtctgagccaggtgaggtgcggtcaggacccccacagggctgggagtcagggcaggggcagaacaAACCTTGGAGGGGAAGATGTGTGCATAGTGGGCCTGGAGGGCGGCTGTGGCCTAGTGGATGGGAAGAAGCAGtgggcctggaagagctgcaTGATCAGGGCCGGCACTGGTCCAGGGTGCGTGCAGTGA